One window of Deltaproteobacteria bacterium genomic DNA carries:
- the clpB gene encoding ATP-dependent chaperone ClpB gives MISLDKLTVKSQEALQDAVRSASERGHAQVEAEHLFAALLRQDGGVAGELLARTGVRPAGLLAEAETLLSRMPKVGGAVSRGLSPRLEPLFRRALSEADAFRDEYVSAEHFLLAFCSDDGGAVASLLRKAGVTREALLSALTAIRGSQRVTDENPEAKYQALDKYCRDLTEAARRDKLDPVIGRDDEIRRVIQVLSRRTKNNPVLIGEPGVGKTAIAEGLAQRVADGDVPEGLKDKKVLALDMGALIAGAKYRGEFEDRLKAVLKEIGAAEGKIILFIDELHTLVGAGKAEGSMDASNMLKPALARGELRCVGATTIDEYRKYVEKDAALERRFQPVPVGEPSVEDTIAILRGLKGRYEVHHGVRIKDAALIAAATLSHRYISDRFLPDKAIDLVDEAASRLKIEIDSVPQEIDEVQRRKTQAEIERQALSKETDAASRERLGAIEAELRGLSAEIAGLRGRWEAEKREIAGNRAVKERIERAQADMQRAEREGNLEKASQLKYGVLPALAKQAEAAAAPGADARGRLLKEEVDEEDVARIVSRWTGIPVSRMVEGEVGKLLSMEERLSSRVVGQDDAVALVSAAVRRAKSGLKDPRRPIGSFLFLGPTGVGKTELAKALAEFLFDDEAAMVRLDMSEYMEKHSVARMIGAPPGYVGYEEGGALTEAVRRKPYTVILFDEIEKAHPDVFNVLLQVLEDGRLTDGQGRTVDFRNAVVILTSNVGSRWIREMAGKGEEAIRSRVMEELRDVFRPEFLNRLDEIILFHSLGREALSRIVDIMAGELNTRLADRKIAISLTPAAKERLAGIGYDPAFGARPLRRAIQKEVQDPLAVKLLRGEFRDGDKVTVDIGSPSGFAFRKES, from the coding sequence ATGATATCGCTCGACAAGCTGACGGTGAAGTCGCAGGAGGCGCTCCAGGACGCCGTCCGGAGCGCCTCCGAGCGCGGCCACGCCCAGGTCGAGGCCGAGCACCTGTTCGCGGCGCTGCTGCGGCAGGACGGGGGCGTCGCGGGGGAGCTTCTCGCGCGCACCGGGGTACGGCCGGCGGGCCTCCTCGCCGAGGCGGAAACGCTCCTCTCCCGGATGCCGAAGGTCGGCGGCGCCGTCTCCCGCGGGCTGTCGCCGCGGCTCGAGCCGCTCTTCCGGCGGGCCCTCTCCGAGGCGGACGCGTTCCGGGACGAATACGTCTCGGCGGAGCATTTCCTCCTGGCCTTCTGCTCGGACGACGGGGGCGCCGTCGCAAGCCTGCTGCGGAAGGCCGGCGTGACGCGGGAGGCGCTCCTCTCCGCGCTGACCGCCATCCGGGGAAGCCAGCGGGTGACGGACGAGAACCCGGAGGCGAAGTACCAGGCGCTCGACAAGTATTGCCGGGACCTGACGGAGGCGGCCCGGCGCGACAAGCTCGACCCGGTCATCGGGCGCGACGACGAGATCCGCCGCGTGATCCAGGTCCTCTCCCGGAGAACCAAGAACAACCCGGTCCTGATCGGCGAGCCGGGGGTCGGGAAGACCGCCATCGCCGAGGGGCTGGCCCAGCGCGTGGCGGATGGGGATGTTCCCGAGGGGCTGAAGGACAAGAAGGTCCTCGCGCTCGACATGGGCGCGCTCATCGCCGGCGCCAAGTACCGCGGGGAGTTCGAGGACCGGCTGAAGGCGGTGTTGAAGGAGATCGGCGCCGCCGAGGGGAAGATCATCCTGTTCATCGACGAGCTCCACACGCTGGTGGGCGCGGGCAAGGCGGAGGGGTCGATGGACGCCTCCAACATGCTGAAGCCCGCCCTGGCGCGGGGGGAGCTTCGGTGCGTCGGCGCCACCACGATCGACGAATACCGCAAATACGTGGAGAAGGATGCCGCGCTGGAGCGACGCTTCCAGCCGGTCCCGGTCGGGGAGCCGTCGGTGGAGGACACGATCGCCATCCTGCGGGGCCTGAAAGGGCGGTACGAGGTCCACCACGGGGTGCGGATCAAGGACGCGGCGCTGATCGCCGCCGCCACCCTGTCCCACCGGTACATCTCCGACCGCTTCCTCCCCGACAAGGCGATCGACCTGGTCGACGAGGCGGCGTCGCGCCTGAAGATCGAGATCGACTCCGTGCCGCAGGAGATCGACGAAGTGCAGCGGCGGAAGACCCAAGCGGAGATCGAGCGGCAGGCGCTGTCGAAGGAGACCGACGCGGCGTCGCGCGAGCGGCTCGGGGCGATCGAGGCGGAGCTTCGCGGGCTTTCCGCCGAAATCGCCGGTCTGCGCGGGCGGTGGGAGGCCGAGAAGAGGGAGATCGCCGGCAACCGCGCCGTCAAGGAGCGGATCGAGCGGGCCCAGGCCGATATGCAGCGAGCGGAGCGGGAGGGGAACCTGGAGAAGGCGTCGCAGCTGAAATACGGCGTTCTTCCCGCGCTGGCGAAGCAGGCGGAGGCGGCGGCCGCGCCGGGAGCGGACGCGCGGGGACGGCTCCTGAAGGAGGAGGTCGACGAGGAGGACGTGGCGCGGATCGTGTCCCGCTGGACCGGGATCCCGGTGTCGCGGATGGTCGAGGGGGAGGTCGGCAAGCTCCTGTCGATGGAGGAGCGGCTGTCGTCGCGCGTGGTCGGCCAGGACGACGCGGTCGCGCTGGTGTCCGCCGCGGTTCGCCGGGCGAAATCGGGCCTGAAGGACCCCCGCCGCCCCATCGGTTCGTTCCTGTTCCTCGGTCCCACGGGCGTCGGGAAGACGGAGCTGGCGAAGGCGCTCGCGGAGTTCCTCTTCGACGACGAGGCGGCGATGGTGCGCCTCGACATGTCCGAGTACATGGAGAAGCATTCGGTCGCGCGGATGATCGGGGCTCCGCCGGGGTACGTGGGGTACGAGGAGGGCGGCGCGCTCACCGAGGCGGTCCGCCGGAAACCGTACACGGTGATCCTGTTCGACGAGATCGAGAAGGCGCATCCCGACGTCTTCAACGTCCTCCTGCAGGTGCTCGAGGACGGGCGCCTGACCGACGGCCAGGGGCGGACGGTCGATTTCCGCAACGCCGTGGTCATCCTCACGTCGAACGTCGGGTCCCGGTGGATCCGGGAGATGGCCGGGAAGGGGGAGGAGGCGATCCGCTCCCGCGTGATGGAGGAGCTGCGCGACGTCTTCCGCCCCGAGTTCCTGAACCGCCTGGACGAGATCATCCTGTTCCACTCCCTCGGGAGGGAGGCGCTGTCCCGCATCGTCGACATCATGGCCGGGGAGTTGAACACCCGTCTCGCCGACCGGAAGATCGCGATCTCGCTCACCCCCGCGGCGAAGGAGCGCCTCGCGGGAATCGGGTACGACCCCGCGTTCGGCGCGCGGCCGCTGCGCCGGGCAATCCAGAAGGAAGTCCAGGATCCGCTCGCGGTGAAGCTGCTCCGGGGGGAGTTCCGGGACGGGGACAAGGTGACCGTCGACATCGGTTCCCCCTCCGGGTTCGCCTTCCGCAAGGAGAGCTGA
- the ispE gene encoding 4-(cytidine 5'-diphospho)-2-C-methyl-D-erythritol kinase, translated as MNLTLQVFGKRPDGYHEIRSCMVPVSLYDEVIVEEADEGIRVECDAPGVPVDGRNSCHRAASLFMEWAGTPRGVRIRLVKTIPHEAGLGGGSSDAAATLKGMIALTGKRPPPETLLSMAARIGADVPFFTTGAAAVVSGFGDRVCPIPWSVPFHAVIVKPAFGLSTKEGYARLGRGPGGAPPAGGIPSFRDLSEVAAAVRNDFEGAWDPVRPEIRGIREELLSAGAAAAGMTGSGSAMFGLFGTEGAARKAREKLPPDGGGGEGRRVFVARIIS; from the coding sequence TTGAATCTGACCCTGCAGGTTTTCGGTAAACGCCCCGACGGATATCACGAGATTCGTTCCTGCATGGTCCCGGTGTCGCTGTACGACGAGGTGATCGTCGAGGAGGCCGACGAAGGGATCCGGGTCGAGTGCGACGCCCCCGGCGTGCCGGTCGATGGCAGGAACAGCTGCCACCGGGCCGCCTCCCTTTTCATGGAGTGGGCGGGAACACCCCGGGGGGTCCGGATCCGGCTGGTGAAGACGATTCCCCACGAGGCGGGGCTCGGCGGCGGGAGCTCGGACGCCGCGGCGACCCTGAAAGGGATGATCGCGCTGACCGGGAAACGCCCTCCCCCGGAAACGCTCCTCTCCATGGCGGCGCGGATCGGCGCGGACGTGCCGTTCTTCACGACGGGCGCGGCGGCCGTCGTCTCCGGATTCGGGGACCGCGTCTGCCCGATCCCGTGGAGCGTGCCGTTCCACGCCGTGATCGTCAAGCCCGCCTTCGGACTTTCGACGAAGGAGGGGTACGCGCGGCTCGGCCGGGGTCCCGGGGGAGCTCCCCCGGCGGGCGGGATCCCGTCGTTCCGCGATCTTTCGGAGGTCGCGGCGGCGGTCCGGAACGATTTCGAGGGGGCGTGGGACCCGGTGCGGCCGGAGATCCGCGGCATCCGGGAGGAGCTGCTTTCGGCCGGCGCGGCCGCGGCGGGGATGACGGGGAGCGGATCGGCGATGTTCGGCCTCTTCGGGACGGAAGGAGCGGCCCGGAAGGCCCGGGAGAAGTTGCCGCCGGACGGCGGCGGGGGAGAGGGGCGACGGGTCTTCGTCGCGAGGATCATTTCATGA
- the spoVG gene encoding septation regulator SpoVG, with protein sequence MRITEVKVFPVSDNEKLKGYGTIIFDDCFVVRDLKVIQGNSGLFIAMPSKKTRDGSYRDTAHPLNNETRRMIEDAVIGEYERETGVGAPLDGVAAAR encoded by the coding sequence ATGCGGATCACCGAGGTGAAGGTTTTCCCCGTGTCGGACAACGAGAAGCTGAAGGGGTACGGGACGATCATCTTCGACGACTGCTTCGTCGTGCGCGACCTGAAGGTCATCCAGGGGAACAGCGGCCTGTTCATCGCGATGCCGAGCAAGAAGACGCGGGACGGCTCGTACCGGGACACGGCCCACCCGTTGAACAACGAGACCCGCCGGATGATCGAGGACGCGGTGATCGGGGAGTACGAGCGGGAAACGGGCGTCGGGGCCCCGCTTGACGGTGTGGCGGCCGCCCGTTAG